From Gemmatimonadaceae bacterium:
AGTTTTTCGCGCTCGCCGCGCTTCTGCGCCACCAGCTTCGCCAACTTTTTGTACTCGATCGACTCGAGATGCTTGAACGACAGGTCCTCGAGCTCCCACCGTACCCGCGCCATACCGAAGCGGTGCGCCATCGGCGCGTACAGGTCCATCGTCTCCTGCGCGATGCGGCGACGCTTCTCCTCGGGGAGATAGTCCAGCGTGCGCATGTTGTGCAGGCGATCCGCGAGCTTGATGAGGATGACACGGACGTCCTTGGCGATCGAGAGCAGCAGCTTGCGGTAGTTCTCGACCTGCCGCTCCTGCGTCGAGCGGAACGAGATGTTGCCGATCTTGGTGACGCCGTCGACGATCTGCGCCATCTCGACGCCGAATTCGCGCTCGATGTCGTCGACGGTGACCGAGGTGTCCTCGACGACATCGTGAATCAGCCCGCTCGCGACTGTGATCGAATCGAGGTGCAGCTCGGCGAGAATCTTGGCGACGGCAACGCAATGCGAGACGTAGTCATCGCCAGACGAGCGCTTCTGTCCCTCGTGTGCGCGGCGGCCGAACTGATAGGCGCGCGTGAGCAGCTCGGTATCGAGCCGATCGAGCGCCGGATCGTCGGCGAGATCCCAGCCGGGAATGACGGACTTGAGTGCGGTTGCAGTCACAGCAAACCTGTCTCCGCGAAACTGACGTAGCGTCCGCGACCGATGATGACGTGGTCGTGAACCGGTATGTCTAACAAACGTCCCGCCGACACGAGTTGCTCCGTGACTACCCGGTCATCGACCGAGGGCGACGGATCGCCGCTCGGGTGGTTGTGCACCAGAATGATGGCCGCCGCGCGTTCGGCGATGGCTTCTCGAAAGACTTCGCGCGGATGTACGAGCGACGAGTTCAAAATCCCGCGTGTCACCGTAATGTCCCGCTCCATGCGGTGTTGCGCATCGAGCACGGCCACGTGGAATTCTTCGACAGGCAGATCCTGGAGTCGGCCGGCGAATGCGCCGAACACGTCTCGTGGCGAGCGCATCGGAGCGCCTTCTTCGCGCTCCTCGTCCGCCATGCGGCGACCCAACTCCAGCGCAGCGTGTATCGCAATGGCGCGCGCAGGTCCCATGCCGCGGCCAGCCGTGAGCGTCGCGACGGGCTGCGCTGCGATGCGTCGGAGCGAGCCGCCTACCTTTGTCAGAATATCCTGCGCGAGTGCCAGCGTCGATCGCCCGCCGGCGCCCGAGCCGAGCACGATGGCGAGCAGTTCGCTTACACTGAGCGCACCTGCACCGTGCTGCTTGAGCCGCTCACGCGGCCGTTCGGTGCGTGGCAGCTCTTTAATACTTAACGTTTTGGCAGATTCCCGGCCAGGCTGCTCCAACATGCACGACCTCCGCGCCGCGGGTTGAGGGCGCAGAAGATGGGCGGTCTGGGTGGTCGAGCCCGCACCGGAACCTCGCGAAGCGGACCGAACGCTTGCAGAAGGGCGGACAAAGCGCGGACGTAAGCGGACAACGCGCGGACACACGAGTCCTCAAGGTCTGTGTCGTCCGTCGCTGTCCGCGCCGTGTCCGCCTTACACGTTGGCCCCGTGGCACTTCTTGTACTTCAGGCCTGATCCGCACGGACAGGGGTCGTTGCGCCGCACCTTGGACCAGTCGACGCTGGCTGGCTTGCTGTTGTCGCCCAACGTGCGCGTGCGGCCGGCGCCGACGATGGTGGGCGCTTTGCGCGGCGGCTGAGCGGATGCGGGTTCGGCAGCCGGGGCCGGCGCCGCGCCGTCGGCTTTCTGCGCCGGCTCCGGCTCCTCGGCCGGCACATCCTCGAGGATGCCTAACGCATTGTACCGCCGCGCCGGGGGCGCCGATCCGCCCTGCGGCCCGCCTCCGTTAGGCCGCGGCGGCTGCGGCGGCGCGGGTTCCGGCGGCGAGAACACCAGCTGCGCGCGGAGGAACCGCTCGGTGAACGTGTTGTACACGTCGTTCATCAAATCGACGAACATCGTGTACGCTTCCTTCTTGTACTCGATGAGCGGATCCGTCTGCCCCCAGCCGCGGTACTGGATGGCCGCGCGCAGCTGGTCCAGATCGTACAAATGGTCCTTCCACTTCTCGTCGAGCACGTTGAGCATCACGATCGACAGCAGCTGCATGCCGAATTCGTTCAGGCTCTTGAACTTCGCGTCAAACGCCGCGTGGCCCGCGTCGCGCGCCGATTGTTGGGCATCGGGAATCGTCTCGGGCCTGCCCTCCGCACCCTCCTCGAACTGCGGGACGATGAGGAGATAGTGCATGAGGAGATCCTGCCGCAGCAGCTGGAAGTCCCACTCCTCGGGATTCTCCACCGTCGCCAGCGCGGTCTCGACCCGATGGTCCAGCGCGCGGTCGATCATCTTGAGCGCTTCGCCCTTGAGCTCTTCCCCGCCCTCCATGGCGAACGACCGCAGCGCGTAAATCACTTCGCGCTGCTGGTTCATCACATCGTCGAAATCGAGCAGGCGTTTGCGCGACTGGAAGTGATTCATCTCGACGCGCTTC
This genomic window contains:
- the radC gene encoding DNA repair protein RadC; protein product: MLEQPGRESAKTLSIKELPRTERPRERLKQHGAGALSVSELLAIVLGSGAGGRSTLALAQDILTKVGGSLRRIAAQPVATLTAGRGMGPARAIAIHAALELGRRMADEEREEGAPMRSPRDVFGAFAGRLQDLPVEEFHVAVLDAQHRMERDITVTRGILNSSLVHPREVFREAIAERAAAIILVHNHPSGDPSPSVDDRVVTEQLVSAGRLLDIPVHDHVIIGRGRYVSFAETGLL